TACGAACAGAGGGTTGTACCGATCCATGTGAAAGCCAGGATCACCCGAATAGCAGTACATGCGTCCCGCCAGCCCAGGGCGTTAGCGGGAACCGAAACTTCGCAAAACGCTGGTGGGCCGATGGCTGTGGCTGCTGAGGCACCAGCTTATGAAAAGACGTCAATTAAAGTGATCGAACGGGAAATCAAGAGATATACCGAGATAGAAAACCCAGAACAATCCGACCCATAAGAGCTCGAACCACACGGTAGATGTCACGGCGTATTTGCGGAGAGTATCGATGAAAGCTCTAAGAGACGTAAAAGTACAAATGGTACGATATTAGTACGGCTTAACAGGCGCCAGCAAGTGGCTTACACTGCGAGGACGAAAAGGAGTCCGAAAGCCCCCAAGAAGATAAGGTACGCATCAAGCTGATCTAGAATATGACATAAGTATAAGCCCCCATATATCAAGGGATACTAACTGGGGGCCCCGATTGATTTAGCAAGCCCAAGATGCCATGAAGCGGCAGTGACGAGTACACCAGAACAAATAATGTACAGCGCTATGTTGTTTTTGTAAGCTTaggtatgcatatattcagagAGGGAATTACCAAAAAACGCATATCTTATACCAGCTAAGACACTGATCATGTTTGTCGTTACAGAGGCTAGACGATGTTAGCCATTGGTCCAAATAAAAGAAGCAAAAACTTACGAGAGGAATGGGGATACGAATGTGTTGGACGATGAGTATATTAATACGGAAAACAAGATACAGCTACGCGGCGGCGGAGGGTGGGGGAAGGGCGGGAAGGCGGAAGGGAGGGAGCAGGGAGCCAGTCGTTGCTGTCCGCACACTCACTAGGCCGGGCGCAAATCCATACAAATAGATCACCAACAGAACAGGGAACTTCTGAATAAACGCTAGCGCCGGCCGGTTATTGCAAACCACCTGATCAATTATAAAACCTCAGTGTACCTATCCACGTGCCAATTGCTATTCATCCTCTTGCATATCTTCCAATTGCGCTTTGTACAAAGATTCTCGCAATCAATTCACTTTCATTTTTACGTAGCTGCACTTAGAGTGCACTTGGTCACCAAGCCTCAAAGGATGAGCTGTCCGAGCCTCATCGGAGATACACCTTTTATTTATAGGAAGTACGACTGGTTTCGAATTGGTCGTGGAGGTAGATACCTTCTTTTTAGACTGATGTTTATCAAACTCATTCGATTTACTTCGCCCCTGCCGGCGGTACTCTGGGGTACACTGCCAATAAATTAATCCTTTGTCTCGACCTTCGAGACAAGGCAGTGCAGAGGCACctcacaatcacatgaccctACTCGGATATAAAACGGCATAAATGGTTTCAAAGCGCTCAAATAGGTCTGAGAACTCGATTGAGGGAGAGGGGCATATTCTGTAGTATCTTCGTCTACTTCACCTATTTTGTAGGACTGCTTTCCATTTGCCCATATTATCATCACTTCTGCGTCATGTTTACTATACTAACTTTGTGTCCTGTCAATTAATCACAACTCAAAAGGTACAGAAAATCCCCACTTTTGGGGCTTATCATGAATCAGAAGTACTGCATGTACTTTACTCAAGATCAACGCTGTGGATGTAATGGGAGTCATGACGGAAAATGCTTTAACTGGGGGTCACTGAATATTAACTGACTAGCCTCAACTTCCTATCGGGGTTGGTGATCGATGCATATTACAACGTGGCGACAAATCCATTACTTCTTATAGGAGTTGCATCGGGTCCCGTGTTACCCCTCTGTGACTCGACTTCAGTATCCCAGCCGCTCCACTCTTCGTCAATCAGGGTGTGGCGGTTCGGTCCCGGTTAGCTATTACTCAAGCATACACTGTGCTGACTTAAATACCCCTGCCCTCGTGGAAACAAAAGCTAGCCCTTGTGAACCATTGCGCTACTACTTGGACCCTATCTAAGCTTTTCAATCTTCCCAATGAAACATTTGAAGTTAACTACTGCATCAGTAACATCTCCATACTTCATTTCACTGGGGGCAGTATTGGTCTCATACTATGGTATAAGGTTCTGGTCTCTTTGGAGAAAAGCAGTGGCTGCTTGTGGGTAAGTACTTAAAGATAAGACATTCGCGGATAAATCACATATACATCTATTCAATAATAGAGTTGCTTCATCTTGGAACTGGCGGTTGTTTGACGTCTCAAAGAACCTGCGCTTGATGTTTCCGGACTACCCAAAGCAGAAACTAGGAGACCCACATGCAGGCTTCCGTCCATACGCCGATGCAGGCTCAACGGTGCTGGCTACCATTCCTCTGGAGACACTCAAACCTGCCATCTGGTTTTCTAATGCCGAAGCTTGTCGCCAGATTCTGGACTTGCACGAGACACGGTTTCGGAAAGATATGAAAGGAGTAAGCCACATGATAAAGGCGTTAATAAATGCATCAATTAAATTTGATACCCCAGTATGAACTACTATTATTTCTGGGACCAAACGTTGTCGCTAGCGAGGGAGCGCTTTGGAAAAAGCACCGACGAGCTGTCAGGGCGTCATTCAGTGAGGTTCATATCCCCATTAATCCCGTCAATACACGATTGCCACAAAGGCTAATTCTCTGGTACAGAAAGCGTACGGATTGGTATGGGATGAGTCGGGGCGCACGCTTGACGAGTGGTTTGACACGATTCAGAACTCCGAAGAGCCTGAAGTCGAGGTTGATACAGTCGCCTCTCTGAGCAAGGTACATACAATGAAACTTGATAATGAGCTTGCTGTGCTAATTACATACTAGGTTACACTGAATATAATCTCATCTGTTGGGTTTGGAGAACACTTTCCATGGAACAACCCAAAGCAAACTGAATCGAATCGACTCCCTCTATCAACTTCAGTTGTTGAGGCGGTTCCCTTGACAGTTTTGCGTGCGTTGCTTCCTAGCTGGGCATATCGTCTTCCGTTTCAGTCTTTTGCGAAAACGAAGTTGGCTTTTGAGGAGATGGAGCGGAATTTTGCTGAAATAATCAAAGCTACAAGCACTGATGCATTGGATGGTTCTCATAAAAGGGGAGCTGAGCAAGGGGATATACTTCGGGGGTTGATACAAGCCAACGAAACGGCGAATGATGAACAGAGACTTTCCGACCGTGAAGTCCTGGCAGATATATACGTAAGTAATAGCGACTGTTTTTCTCTGGCCCCAGCAAACTTTGACATCCGCGGCATAGATTCTCTTGCTCGCTGGACATGGTGAGAATTAATTGACTTGACTTGGATTCGACGCTCATGTCAGAGACAGACAGCACATCGCATACAGTCGCATTCATTACCGCGATATTTGCACTCTATCCCGATATTCATGCTCGGGTGCGCAAGGAAGCCGACGATATTTGGCCAGGTGCACACACCGACCCCACAAAGAGGAAACGCTCAGTATACAAGGATGATTTTCCCCGTTTGGTAATTTTATTTTACCAACCACTACCCTCGTTTGCTCACTCGGCTGATATATGTGTGTAATCAAGGCCTACACTCAGGCAGTTTTTCACGAAGCCCTTCGCCATTTTCCACCGGTATCGGTATTTCCCCGTATAGTTGGCGAGGACACGATTTTACCTGGGACCAAGCGTGGCACCTCCAAGTCAACAGACTATGAATTCAATGAATCGTTTGATGTCCCCCTATCAATAGGTGACCTCGTGGTCCCAGATGTTTATGCTCTCCATATGAATCGTGAGTCTGAAGGAACTCATTTAAATGGCTCACCAGAAATTGACACATGGCTGTATAATCAGCTCACTACTGGGGTGCTAGTGCAGCAGACTTTGATCCGACGCGGTTCCTCATTCCGGATTGGCCAAAGCACGCATTTATGCCTTTTGCAAGTGGTCCACGAGCGTGTCTAGGGCGCGGGTTCGCAACAGCCGAAGCAGCACGCATTATCGCCACACTTGCGCAAGATTGGGACTTACGGTGTACAAACGACTTGATGAATATCCCATGGGAAGCCCGTAAAGAGCGACTACTACAATGGCGACAGGAAGTTACTATGACTCCAGTCGATATCAAGCTCATGTTCAAGAAACGGACTGGAGATATGTAGTTTTATATTAGCTTATATTCAATTCATGTTTGGGGGTGCTCGTGGCTGGTATTAAATTGGGTAACAGAGAGAAGCATAATAAAATACAAAGCAAGTATCCTCCTAAATAACACATACACAACAGAAGTGCTCAGAACATCCAGTCCCAGAGCTTTTGCCAAAAGCCTTTGGGTGCCTGGTAACGAGCTTCCTCCTGCTCGGCAACCTCATCCAGCTCCCGGCGGCCAGTAACAAAATCAATATCCTCGAGACGAACCCATTTTGTGCGCTTGGCTATCTTCCAGTAGAGGTAGAACACCACGAAGATAGGGATGCAGATGTAAGCAGCGAGGAAGACGGTCACGTCCCAATTGCCGCGAAGGAATACGGTAAACCCGTTGAAGAGAAGAACGAGGAATACGAAGATGGCGCCAAACCAAGAGGCATACGGTTGGAAAGGCGCTTTGTACGGGAAGTCGTCGCGAGATATTccctgcttcttgaggccgTAGTACATGCGCAAGTAGGAGACGAGGATAATAAACCAGGTAATGAGCCCGGTAATCGAAGATATGTTGTATAGCCAGTTGAAGACGGTAACAGCCGTCTGAGAACCAGCGTTCAAGTACTAGCGAATCAAAAAATTAAAATTAGAATGATCAGATCTGTTGATCGCATGACTACACTCACAGCAAGAAGCCCGAAAAGCCCAGTAATAATGACGGTCCAGACTGGGAGACCCCCTTTAGTGCAGCGACGTAGGAAGGCTGGGGCCTGCATGATGTAGATGAGCATCAGATTGACAATTTTTTTGAAATAACCATACCTTGTGTTCAAGAGCAAGCGCATACAATGTACGGGAGCTAGCATAGAGATCCGAGTTTCCAGCGCTCCATGCCGAGATCAAGATGACCGCGTTAATAACGCTCGGCAAGCCTTTGATTCCTGCGGTCTTGATCGCAATGACAAACGGACTTGCACTCGCATCGGAGCCCGAGTTGTTTAGTAACTCATCCGAGTTATAGGGGACAAGTAGGCCGATGATGAAGATACCCAACACATAGAAGAGTAGAATTCGCCAGAACACGCGACGAATCGCTTTAGGCACATTGCGGCGTGGATTCTCTGCCTCTCCAACGGTGACCGCGATAATTTCCGTACCGAGGAAAGAGAATGCAGCTTGCACGAAGACATTCCAGAACGCCAAGAAACCTGGAATAAATTTGAGTCAGCTAGATTCGACGGCGGCTTGGTGTGATGACGTACGCCCCCATGATCCAGGAATAACACCTTCCCCATTATTGATAGTGATTTGGTTGAAGGGACCCGGATCCTTCCAGTATCTGAATCCGATGTACCCCGTGCTTGCTGGACCGGCGCCGCAGTCAAGACAAATGCCAAGAATAATGAGACCAACGATTGTGGTGATCTTGATGGCTGAAAACCAGAATTCGAACTCGCCGTACCAGCGAACGCCCATAAAGTTGATAATGAGGATGAGAACGTAAAGTATTGTAATCCAGACGGAGACATTAATCGTTGTGTTCCAGTATTGAATGACGATGGCAGACGCTGTGAGCTCCGTGGGAAGAGTAATCGCGTACGAATACCAATAATTGTAACCGAGCGCAAATCCTACCGCTGGATCGATAACTGAAGGTAACGTCAGTGACATATCGCACATAGTTGCAGGATCGAACTTACAGCGTGTGGCATAGTGTGTGAAGCCCCCAGCAACGGGAAATAGAGTCGCCATTTCTCCAAGAGCAATCATCATACAGTACACGACAAAACCCATAATAATCTGAAGTAGGAGCCATTAGCTATAGCGATACTCATACAATAGGATAACACTCACGTATCCAAGTAAAGTACCAACAGGGCCGCCATTGGCGAGCGCACCTCCAGAACCAACAAATAAACCTGTTCCAATGGTACCACCGAGAGCAATCATGGCCAAGTGGCGAGCCTTGAGTCGGCGCTGTACTGCACCTTCGGCCGAATTTGGGTCTGCATTCAGACGCATGAGCCAACTCGTATTGTCGAATCGTCAAGTCAACCTGCTACTCACCAAGCCCACCGACCACGACTGCGGATGTCTGAACACCATCGCCTACATTCTTCTCGACATCATGACCACTCGATTTTTCAGTGTCTGGGTATGATGGCGGTGAAGCATTAGGGTCGCTCATGCTGGGTGTGAGGCGCGAGGGACCTGCGTCAGTGAGGGTAGCTTAAGAATATTATAGAAGCACATCCCAATAAATACTTGgcgagccatatgctctcaTGGAGTAAGATGTTAAATTTGTTATCACACTGATACATCACCAGTGGTGCGGCGTTGGTGCGGCCGAAGGAGCCGGAGTGGGGGGTTATCTCGGCTAGTGCTAGTCCCACGGGGTTGGTAACAATTGCGTCTCGGGAGGCCCAACCGGCAAATATGCATTTCAACATCTCGATAAATTTTTCACGGGCTCGCTTGCATACATCGGCTCTTTGACCAAGCGTTTACTATAGCTAGCGAGACTAGGGGTTTCTCTTAGCCCCTCTTCGCCTGGATTTCCCTTAGACACATAATACACAAGGCTCCACGCAGTGTTATTTATAGAACCTGATCTCTCTTCTCACATCTGTTGATCATGAGTCACGTGGTGATTGAATTTCGTGGGTACATGTGCCTGTATGATGTTCTCCAACGTTTGTTTGCGTCACTCGCGAAGCATCCAAATCTCTTAATAGTGGCCAAGGAGACATTATCTCGTTATCGAAAGACTACGCCATGCATCGATTCCCAAATAGGCGATAAACCCAAAGCTTCTGCATCAGTTGGTGTTCATGGTTAGACGGGTTTCTACGTATACTGTATCGCTTAAATAAATTGGTTATAAGTCCGCAGCTGGGTCAGCTAGTCGAGAATGGACGCACCCGATCAGGTGTTGTTCGTGTTGTTCACAAGACCAGAACTACCCACGGTTGATTCGAATTCAATGCAAACTTTACGTTAATGTTTCTCGTGCTCGACGTATACATAGCTAAATTTGATTGAATTATTGGCATCACGGGGTTTTATGAGTGATCGATTATACTGATTGGAAGTGACATTCGGCTAAGATGAAAACGCACATATCGCGAAGACCTAGCCCCGGGGCTTCAAGTGATCACAAGACGAATAATCCACTTCTTAACCAAAAAGAAGTACAGTACATTAATCACTAGCTGCCGCAGCCCCAACACAGAGAAACCGAGGAGCTACGGCCGTTCGAAAGTTATGATCGGGAGAGTCCGGGAGTTTACAACACCCCAGACTCATAGATACCCTTCGAATTGAGTTTTCACAGCGATTGATTTTAACTGTTCAAGAGTTATTAATGTACACAAGTATAATCGTCGCACAAGAACTTTGAGGTCTTTCCTCATTCCATGTCATTGTTATCCTACTCATGTCTACTATTTCAATAAAACATCCCAACTATCCGATTGAAGATCGTCGTCGGAGTCGGTTCCATGGATGCTCACGTATCCAGGGTGCAAACCACGGCTTGCAAGCTATAGAACTTAGCCTCCTTGATGTATAGCAGAAAACCTCGACCACATACAGTTTGAACATGCTCATTTATGTATGAAGACACAATGATAATTTGCCTACAAAATTTTCAGTCAAATGTATGCAGAGTAATTCATTTCATTACACCTACCTAGGCGACTTGGCCCTAGTTTGCATACGTTTCTTGATCAGGTTGAACTGAAATCCCAGAAATACGTCACTCTTCGTGAGTTCATGAGCTCCAGCATAAATGACAAATCGTATTCTAGAGAGGTGGTTTGGAAGATTTGAGTTACTGTTTACGTGGTTGATGAATACTCGAGGTGACTAAACAAATGTCAACGTGTTTCAAACAAGCGACTCGGATATTGCAATCGGCCTACGCTTATAAGGATATCGATTCTCTCGGTAGACATCCTTTCGGCCTCTGTAGCCACATCGCTACCACCGCCTGGGAGTACTAAAATTGAACAGTCAATTACAACATTTACTTCATGCCAATAAAGCAGCATACGCATAGCTTTGTGGGGAAGACTGAAGTCACTTAACAATTCGTTTGCGTGCTGAAGGAACAATCGGCCGGTAGTTTGTTGAGGTACAATTATAAGCACTGAAATGACGCCTATAGAACTGGAGGAAGACCTGTCCCTCTTCATTGATTGTATGCAATGCGCTAAGATGGCAGATACATGAGATTTCGAATTGGAATGTAACAAAAGGCTAATGAAAGGGTATCAGATAGAATTGTATTCGGACTCGAAGGCTCACATGTCCGAGCCGGCGCGTAGTGGCTGTAACGCCTTGTGTTGTAGTCCTGTCGGGGTCACCCAACGACGCTTGAGATTAGGAAACAGGACCTCCGTGCATGATTTGGGATCATCACTAGCTATGGTGCTGTCATCCGCGGGAACGGTGTTGATGCTTCCACTATTTTAAATTTGGTCTTTAGTTTACTAAATACTTAATGAAGAGCCGACTTGCTGTGTTATGGATGTGCTCGCTTCTGATATTCCAGAGTATATAGACTTCGGTCTGAGCAGATGTGCCCAAGATTTCGGTGGCATGGGGGCCCTATCGAGATTCGATATCGTCAAGTTATCCACGCCTGAGTTATTGAAAAATAGCTGAGAGCTTGACACGGATGAATCGCTATATTTTGGCCCTGGGGGGAACTTATCATCAGAGAAAAGTGCTTCATTGGCCATTCGTCCGGCTTCAGACTCTGTGTCGCCTTTGCTAGCCTCAAAGGAGCCTAGGTTATTTTGCATTTCTGACCATGCATTTTTGTTTTCTACTCAAATAAAGATAAGTATAGCGACTTGAACTTGGCTAGCCTACCTCCGATAGAAGATGGCGCTTCTGGCGCCTTGCCCATAGCTGTGGCGGCAGATGAGATGGCTTCACGCGCCAATGACATATATTCGTCATCGCTATCTTCATAACCAGCAATAGAGACA
The nucleotide sequence above comes from Rhizoctonia solani chromosome 3, complete sequence. Encoded proteins:
- a CDS encoding amino acid permease, which produces MEWQLAKPQRSYCNHQLTTMSKVSKRGNSKDREIKEAVKALSAAAKSLALASDALSRLYDTDEEDTSTTETDRNSVGQAVPTSSLEPHVSIAGYEDSDDEYMSLAREAISSAATAMGKAPEAPSSIGENKNAWSEMQNNLGSFEASKGDTESEAGRMANEALFSDDKFPPGPKYSDSSVSSSQLFFNNSGVDNLTISNLDRAPMPPKSWAHLLRPKSIYSGISEASTSITQQVGSSLSIYTIASDDPKSCTEVLFPNLKRRWVTPTGLQHKALQPLRAGSDILLLHSNSKSHVSAILAHCIQSMKRDRSSSSSIGVISVLIIVPQQTTGRLFLQHANELLSDFSLPHKAMLLPGGGSDVATEAERMSTERIDILISSPRVFINHVNSNSNLPNHLSRIRFVIYAGAHELTKSDVFLGFQFNLIKKRMQTRAKSPRQIIIVSSYINEHVQTLASRGLHPGYVSIHGTDSDDDLQSDTTLTDAGPSRLTPSMSDPNASPPSYPDTEKSSGHDVEKNVGDGVQTSAVVVGGLDPNSAEGAVQRRLKARHLAMIALGGTIGTGLFVGSGGALANGGPVGTLLGYIIMGFVVYCMMIALGEMATLFPVAGGFTHYATRFIDPAVGFALGYNYWYSYAITLPTELTASAIVIQYWNTTINVSVWITILYVLILIINFMGVRWYGEFEFWFSAIKITTIVGLIILGICLDCGAGPASTGYIGFRYWKDPGPFNQITINNGEGVIPGSWGRFLAFWNVFVQAAFSFLGTEIIAVTVGEAENPRRNVPKAIRRVFWRILLFYVLGIFIIGLLVPYNSDELLNNSGSDASASPFVIAIKTAGIKGLPSVINAVILISAWSAGNSDLYASSRTLYALALEHKAPAFLRRCTKGGLPVWTVIITGLFGLLAYLNAGSQTAVTVFNWLYNISSITGLITWFIILVSYLRMYYGLKKQGISRDDFPYKAPFQPYASWFGAIFVFLVLLFNGFTVFLRGNWDVTVFLAAYICIPIFVVFYLYWKIAKRTKWVRLEDIDFVTGRRELDEVAEQEEARYQAPKGFWQKLWDWMF
- a CDS encoding cytochrome P450 family protein, whose protein sequence is MFPDYPKQKLGDPHAGFRPYADAGSTVLATIPLETLKPAIWFSNAEACRQILDLHETRFRKDMKGYELLLFLGPNVVASEGALWKKHRRAVRASFSEKAYGLVWDESGRTLDEWFDTIQNSEEPEVEVDTVASLSKVTLNIISSVGFGEHFPWNNPKQTESNRLPLSTSVVEAVPLTVLRALLPSWAYRLPFQSFAKTKLAFEEMERNFAEIIKATSTDALDGSHKRGAEQGDILRGLIQANETANDEQRLSDREVLADIYILLLAGHDSTSHTVAFITAIFALYPDIHARVRKEADDIWPGAHTDPTKRKRSVYKDDFPRLAYTQAVFHEALRHFPPVSVFPRIVGEDTILPGTKRGTSKSTDYEFNESFDVPLSIGDLVVPDVYALHMNPHYWGASAADFDPTRFLIPDWPKHAFMPFASGPRACLGRGFATAEAARIIATLAQDWDLRCTNDLMNIPWEARKERLLQWRQEVTMTPVDIKLMFKKRTGDM